One part of the Ziziphus jujuba cultivar Dongzao chromosome 2, ASM3175591v1 genome encodes these proteins:
- the LOC107417621 gene encoding chloroplast envelope membrane protein has translation MFLMSASMVLCENLNFINPKVYWNPSSLHNSPTFVVRFGGKRRRISGFIPYAKKKSHSRKRSWWQKFFFDEDGNWLGLKDDDMLVDESASSSDEEMSEDEKFEAWKRRAEAIIELREAQEDLSNEESRRWEDWLVDGTNGAYNNSSSWSQDWDNGGVDESTEGVKLDPSEMIPEKGLVESVRDLVLGREDDDMLYEDRVFQYASVNSAKFLAILIIVPWALDFVVHDYVLMPFLDRYVKTVPLAAQMLDVRRPQKLDMVEKLKIEKARFRLEVEIGKAPPLSDEEVWWELRQKALEFREEWRLENRSAFANIWSDMVFGISLFILLYCNQGKVALLKFTGYKIINNISDTGKAFLIILTTDIFLGYHSESGWQTLLEIFVEHYGLEVDQSAITIFVCLIPVVIDACVKLWLFKFLPRLSPKVANIFREMKRH, from the exons ATGTTCTTAATGAGCGCTTCAATGGTCTTGTGCGAAAACTTGAACTTCATTAACCCCAAAGTATATTGGAACCCGTCTTCTCTGCATAATTCTCCGACTTTTGTGGTTCGTTTTGGTGGTAAAAGAAGAAGGATTAGTGGGTTCATTCCATATGCAAAGAAGAAGAGCCATTCCAGGAAAAGGAGTTGGTGGCAGAAGTTCTTCTTCGATGAAGATGGGAATTGGCTTGGTCTGAAGGATGATGACATGCTGGTGGATGAATCAGCTAGCTCAAGTGACGAAGAAATGTCTGAAGATGAAAAATTTGAGGCATGGAAGAGGAGAGCTGAAGCAATCATAGAGTTAAGGGAAGCACAAGAAGATTTGAGTAATGAGGAGAGTCGGAGGTGGGAAGATTGGCTTGTAGATGGGACCAATGGTGCCTATAACAATTCTTCCTCATGGAGTCAAGATTGGGACAATGGGGGTGTTGATGAATCAACGGAAGGTGTGAAGTTGGACCCTAGTGAGATGATTCCCGAAAAGGGATTGGTTGAGTCTGTGAGAGATTTGGTTCTTGGGAGAGAAGATGATGATATGCTTTACGAAGATCGAGTTTTCCAGTACGCTTCGGTCAATTCG GCTAAATTTTTGGCCATATTGATCATTGTACCCTGGGCCTTGGATTTTGTGGTTCATGACTATGTTCTCATGCCTTTTCTGGACAG ATATGTGAAAACTGTTCCACTAGCAGCACAAATGCTTGATGTAAGAAGACCTCAAAAGCTTGATATGGTTGAGAAACTAAAAATTGAGAAAGCAAGATTTCGGCTTGAAGTGGAGATTGGCAAAGCTCCACCTCTCTCTGACGAGGAAGTTTGGTGGGAGCTGCGGCAGAAAGC ATTAGAGTTTAGAGAGGAGTGGAGATTAGAGAACCGTAGTGCATTTGCCAACATTTGGTCAGATATGGTGTTTGGAATCTCGTTATTCATTCTTTTATACTGCAATCAGGGTAAA GTAGCTTTGCTGAAATTTACaggttataaaataataaataatatttcagaTACTGGGAAGGCATTTCTAATTATACTTACCACAGATATTTTTTTAGG GTATCACTCTGAGTCTGGTTGGCAGACTTTGTTAGAGATTTTTGTTGAACATTATGGCCTTGAGGTTGATCAGTCTGCCATAACCATTTTTGTCTGCCTGATTCCAGTTGTCATTGATGCATGTGTCAAACTATGG TTGTTTAAATTCCTTCCAAGATTATCACCAAAGGTGGCAAACATATTCCGAGAAATGAAGCGGCATTAG
- the LOC107417619 gene encoding uncharacterized protein LOC107417619 isoform X1, with product MKQVVGMVVSNKMQKSVVVAVDRLFYHKLYNRYIKRTSKFMAHDEHSQCNIGDRVRLDPSRPLSKRKHWIVAEILKKARIYVPPSPSAAESTGTPQVVLMHGQKAEKTLILDRNRS from the exons atgaAGCAAGTGGTGGGGATGGTGGTATCGAACAAGATGCAGAAGTCGGTGGTGGTGGCGGTGGATAGGCTCTTCTACCACAAACTCTACAACCGTTACATCAAGCGCACCTCCAAGTTCATGGCTCACGACGAGCATAGCCAGTGCAACATCGGCGATCGA GTGAGATTGGATCCATCGAGGCCGCTGAGTAAACGCAAGCATTGGATTGTTGCTGAAATTCTGAAGAAAGCACGCATTTATGTACCGCCATCACCATCCGCTGCTGAATCCACCGGCACACCTCAA GTGGTGCTTATGCATGGCCAGAAAGCTGAGAAGACACTGATTCTAGATAGGAACAGGTCCTAG
- the LOC107417619 gene encoding uncharacterized protein LOC107417619 isoform X2, with protein sequence MKQVVGMVVSNKMQKSVVVAVDRLFYHKLYNRYIKRTSKFMAHDEHSQCNIGDRVRLDPSRPLSKRKHWIVAEILKKARIYVPPSPSAAESTGTPQVSASSSSSS encoded by the exons atgaAGCAAGTGGTGGGGATGGTGGTATCGAACAAGATGCAGAAGTCGGTGGTGGTGGCGGTGGATAGGCTCTTCTACCACAAACTCTACAACCGTTACATCAAGCGCACCTCCAAGTTCATGGCTCACGACGAGCATAGCCAGTGCAACATCGGCGATCGA GTGAGATTGGATCCATCGAGGCCGCTGAGTAAACGCAAGCATTGGATTGTTGCTGAAATTCTGAAGAAAGCACGCATTTATGTACCGCCATCACCATCCGCTGCTGAATCCACCGGCACACCTCAAGTatcagcttcttcttcttcttcttcttaa